Genomic segment of Nyctibius grandis isolate bNycGra1 chromosome 25, bNycGra1.pri, whole genome shotgun sequence:
TGGCTATTTCCATAGCGTGTTATGGAGATGATCAGAGCTGTGTGGGAGGCGCTGTTTGGCAGTAGCGAATCAGCTTGAGTCTCAAAGGTGTTAAGGCTTGTATGTGTGGGGCCTAAATTTGCTGTATTTGTAATGTTTTCACGGCAGGAGATAGTTGTAGTGCAGTTAGTACTCCTGAATGGAAACAGAAGGTATGGAATTGCTCAGCTATTGCTTGATCACCGAGTGACTTGTTTGGTATGGcttttgcagatgcagatggaCAAGCTTGACACCAAAAGGCgacagaggagaggagagcggAGCCCCGTAAGAAGGTGGGTCGGCACGATGCGTCAGTGGGATGATGTGTCCGGTGGCTATTTGACTAGCTTATAaggcttggtttattttttttatgttgaaggTGGGAAGCAACGAGCGAAGCAGGATATCTGCACCAGAGGCTGTGGCTCGAGTCAGGTGAGCGGCAGCTGCCGGGCCGAAGTAGCGGTTGTTTTGTGCAGGTGCGGTATTGTCAGTGAACTTACCTGCCTCCCTTGTCGGTTATGCTTTACAGGTGGCACGTGAGGATCAGTGTTGTACCCCGTAAGCTCCAGAGGCAGGATAGGCGAGCGGTAAAGGTAAAGGAGCAGGGGATAGGAATGGAGGCGGGCAGGCCGTGGTTTTGGCCGGTATCTCAGCtcgtgcctttttgtttgggtttttgtagGTGCTGCCCACAGGTTCCCGGGGGCCAATGCCACGTGCtaaggagcagtctgagaaggtgaggcggttgTGGGCCATGTTTGTGTCTAATAGCAAAGTAATACATGTCACCATGgtaaagcattttccttctgtttttgcaggtgctgcctaCAGGCTCCCGGGGGCTGATGCTACTCGCaaaggagcagtctgagaaggtgaggcggttgTGGGCCATGCTGGGGTCTAATAGCAAAGTAATAAATGTCACCATGGTAaagcctttgccttctgtttttgcaggtgctgcccagagGCTCCCGGGGGCCGATGCCACATGccaaggagcagtctgagaaggtgaggcggttgTGGGCCATGCTGGTGTCTAATAGCAAACTAATAAATGGCACCATGgtaaagcattttccttctgtttttgcaggtgctgcccagagGCTCCCGGGGGCCGATGCCACATGccaaggagcagtctgagaaggtgaggcggttgTGGGCCATGCTGGTGTCTAATAGCAAACTAATAAATGGCACCATGgtaaagcattttccttctgtttttgcaggtgctgcccagagGCTCCCGGGGGCCGATGCCACATGccaaggagcagtctgagaaggtgaggtgGTTGTGGGCCATGCTGGTGTCTAATAGCGAAGTAGTAAATGGCACCATGGTTaagcctttgccttctgtttttgcaggtgctgtgcAGGCTGCCTTAGGAAGCGGATGAGCATTTGAGGTGAGCCGGGGTGGTAGCGAGGAGGATCACGGGGGTGGTGACTTCTCACAAGAACAATGATAGTTTTGTGTTTCTAGGTACCTCGGTTCCTGGAAGTGAAGGCGGCTGCAGCGTCCGAGCCTGGGATGAACGGGTGAGTGGAACAGCACTGTGCTTCTGTGGAGGGAAGGGCTGTAGAACAGGATGGTATTGGCCTATGTGATGCTTCCAGCTGATgctgttgtgtattttttttttttgcagatgatgttgAGGAACCTGGTGACAGCAGAAATGACCTGGTTAGCCAATGTGGATTTGCAGAGGATGGATGGAAGCCCCCTGCcctctgaaagctaagttggGGGACcagggctggagagggactgggaggaggtGATGAAGTTGGCCGTTACAGGGAGTGGGCTTTAAAGCTAGTGTAAGGGAGAGGGTTGTTCAGGACCCATTCCCTTCGGGCAGGTAAAGAGAGCAGGTTACTTCTCAGCACAATGGTagtgtgtgccaggcagggcagttccagcctgtgTCTATTTGTTGTGTAGTTTGTGTGGCATGTTCTGTGTCTTAGACCTTTGTTGGGTCTTGATGTCTTGTCTGTGCTCAAGGAGGACACCATCGAggaggcagccttggctgccaTCCCTAGAGTCTTGATCACCTGTACTCATGAGTACAGTGGCCATCAGGagcttcttttcttgtgtaacAAGCTTAAAGCGTGGTTAGGTCTTCCACCTTGCAAGTTTCCGGACGGTCCTCTTCCGCGGCGTCATTCCCTGCCGCACAATTGCGTCATCTTTCCGGGCGTCCTTTTGGACGGACCGGGCTTTCTTCCCCGCACGCTTATgtggtgaggtcttgaagccaggcttcttgcgtgtacatcctctctgttttgagagtcacttcttgtcacAAGCCATGATGTTTTGCGGTCTTTTTGGCGTGGCCATAGGGCCTTCTCACGTCCCCGTCACGGTGCCGCAGGCGGTCTCGAGCGATGGTGGTGTCTTTTTGGGCATCATGCTTCTTGCAGagtgttttctttcatctttgaGGTGTGTCATTTGTAGCATTCGGTGTAGCattgggggggtgtgtgtgtgtgtggctcggagctgccctgcctgggggtgtagAGTCAGGGGTAGGTGGAATAGTGATAAGTGTCTATGGTTAATATGTGGATATGCCTTCCATGTTGGGGTAAATGTTGTACAGGCATCTTGGGTTAAATAGCCATTTAGAAGTTGTGAGGGTAACTGTTTTGCTAGTGTTATGGGGATGATAGGAGCTGTGTGGGAGGGGCTGGTGAGGGGTATGAAAGCAGGCTGAGTCTCTAAGGTGTTAAGGTTTCTTTGTGTAGCCattaaaggttttattttttaatggcagGCTGTAGTTGGGTTCtagatggtatttttaaatggatgacTATCCTCTGGAATTGTATACGTATTGCTGTGCATCTGGTTGACTTGTGTgggtttattgttttttttgagGTGCAGACGAAGGGACCACCCACCAAAGAGTGACAGGGGAGGCACGTGGAGCACCATAAGAAGGTGGTCATGAGGTGGCTCTCCATAATATCTGAGAAGTCTTGGAGATCCAGGAACATTgcagaagactggaagaagaCTAATGTCACCCCTATGTGCATGAATGGCTTAAAGGAGGTTCCCAGAGACTTCATGGAACCTGAAGTCACTATGGGAACCTTTCCGTCACCATGAAAGTTGTTGAATGAATCGTCCTGGGGGCTCTAAGGTGACAAATGAAGCACCCAATTAGGGAAAACCAGCAGCGATTTACCAATGGCAAGTTGTGCTTGAGAAACCAGATTGCCTTCTAAGACAAGGTAAGCCGCTCGGTGGATGCGGGGGTGAGCGGTGGATAGGGTCTATATGGGCCCGGAACGATTTTGTATTGTATAGTTTTGCATTTGTATCGAGCGCCACAGGAGACGGAATCGAGAGGTACGGTGACACGTCACGTTTCGTCCGACGCGACGGTATCGTCCGCCTCGAGAGAACGTCCGCCTCGCGACGGCGTTCGTATCGTCTGCCACGGGAGACCGTCTCGCTTCGCAGCGccgtgttttgttttgtatcgAATCGATCTGTATTTGTATTGTTTTGCTCTGTATTGGTATTGTATTGTTTAGCTCTGTATGTGTAATCGCTGTCACTTGCGACCATCTCGCTTAGTACAGTCCAACACGGTGTTTTGCCTTGTAAGGCAGCGTGCTGTATTTGTATTGACCGCCACTTAAGATTGTTTAGCTTTGCTGTGCTCCATGTTGTGTTTTGTCTTGTATTGTTCTGTATTTGAAGTTGTGTTGCATGGTTTGGCTCTGTATTGTGCAGAATTATAGCTTGCAGAGTATCAATTGCTTCTGTAAGGCTTTGGGTTTGTATAGctctgtgtttgatttttatatagCATGGTTTGGCCccatgttgggtttttttttttagctattgCTGTGTATATTGTTTACTGCCTTTTGAGACCGTACCGTGTCGAGTCGCTCGGCGTCCGGCCGCGTTTCGTATAGAATTTGCGCCGTATTTGATAACTGCCGTTCGAGGCCCTGTATTGTGTCATATAGACATGTATGTGACTGTCTTGTGTCCTAAGGCTTTGTATTTGTATACGCTGCCATCGGAGGCTCTGTCTCGCACGGCATAGCTCCGTATTTGGCAGCGTCCGCACGACATCGCTCTGTGTTTGTATTGACTGCCCTTAAGACTCTTTGGCCTCGTATAGCTCTGCGTTTGTATTAAGTGCCATTCGAGGCCACGTATCGTGGCATATAGCTTTGTACGTGACGGTATAGCGTCGTATCGCTCCGTATTTGTGCGCGTTGCTGTTTGACACTGTATTGCCTTGTATCGCTCTCTATTTGCGATGCCTGGTGTTGCACCAAATGTAGACCATTGTATTGCTCTGTACTTGTATCGGATGCTGTttgtctgtgtttattttgttatattGCTCTGGCTTTGGCCGTTTCTTGCCTTTTATTGCTCAGTATTTGTAATGACTGCCGTTAGACTCTGTACGGCATCGTACCGCACCGTATTTGTATTAAGCTCTCGTCGAGTCCATTTTGCGTCACGTAGCTCGGTATTAGGCCGTCTCGCGTCGTACCGCTCCGTATTTGCCGTACGTCGCGTCGCTTTCCGTAAGGCGATGTCTTTTAGTACGTAGCTCTAGACTTGTATGTGCTGCCATATGAGATTGTTTTGCATTGTGTAGTTTTATAGTTTTGCTCTGTATTGGTATGGTATTGTTTAACTCTGTACTTGTAATCGCTGTCATGTGAGACCATCTGGTTTTGTACGGTCCCACTCTGCGTTTTGTCTTGTAACGCAGCATGCTGTATTTGTATCTACTGCCACTTAACATGGAGCACAGCAAAGTAAAACAATCTTATGTTTTGTCTCGTAGGAGGCGACGGCGTAGCGGCAGGCGGGTGCCAGACCGGATGAGGTCGGAGCGAGGGGTTGTAAGCGAGGTAGCCGAGCGAGTGGTGTGTTTTGAATGGGTTTAACCTAGTAAGTATCAGGCGTGGGGGTCTTTTAAGTCTTTGTAGGTTGtataataatgttttctttttcaggcaatgagaaaaaaaaaaataatcataataaaaaaaccctggccgggggatttttttttctccctcggccgggtttttttttcccccggtCCCGGCCGCTCTGCGAGGCGATGTTCATCGCCTATGTTTGGGCGCAGGTCAGGCCGGGCCGGGGTTTTGGCAGGCAGGGTGACTTTTGAGGCCCCCGGGAATCGCATTCCCGAGGCGCGCCGCAGGCGGGGTTGTTAGGGAGCTAGCTGAGTGAGTGGTGTGTTTTGAATGGGTTTAGTCTTGCGTGAATCTTGGGTGGGTTTGTTAATATGCAGGTTGtataataatgttttctttttcaggcattgacacacacaaaaataattagaataaaaaaaccccggctgggggattttttttttctcccccggccgggtttttttttccccggtCCCGGCCGCTCTGCGAGGCGATGTTCATCGCCTATGTTTGGTCGCAGGTCAGGCCGGGCCGGGGTTTTGTCAGGCAGGTTGACATTGGAGGCCCCCGGGAATCGCATTCCCGAGGAGCGCCGCAGGCGGGTGGTGTTAGGGAGCTAGCTGAGTGAGTGCTGAATGTTTAGAAtgtaaatgtatttgtaaaaataaagagtGTAAAGTGAATAAACTGAGTTCTCAGATTCCCAAGGCTGTAAGTAATTTTTGTTAGCATTGTAGTACCAGTGCAATGTCGAatggaaatgtaaatattaGATGTGTCACTGAAGTTTGTAATGGACCAATGTAAATCCATATTAAGAGAAAATGATTGTAAAAATCCAGCAGCGCCGGTATCCTAATTGGAATCACCATTGTGACTGAAATTGCCAATGAATGTACAAAGCTCTATGTATAATAAATGTTGTATGAGCTAAATGTTGTAGTTAAACTGACTGTTACTGAACTTCAGAGGttgtgttaaataaataaagaataaaaaataaaatttaataaaatcagaatgAATAAAGATGTGTTTGTGCTTTATTGTctcctgtgtgttttgttgttggtttgtcTTAATTAGTTGTCTGAGTTAGATACCTGTTTGGTGATGGGCTTTGactattctttttctccttgatgtctgtctttgaaatttttctctttgctctaGGTCTTagattcctttttctgttggtGGTGTAGGTCTTAGACGTTGTGTTGGTGGTGTAGGTCTTGATGTAGGACTTAGACGTTGTGTTGTTCTCagtgtaggtcttagaggttTTGTTGGTGGTGTAGGACTTAGACGTTGTGTTGTTCTCGGTGTAGGAGTTAGACGTTGTGTTGGTGGTGTAGGACTTAGACGTTGTGTTGGTGGTGTAGGACTTAGACGTTGTGTTGTTctcggtgtaggtcttagaCGTTGTGTTGGTGGTGTAGGAGTTAGACGTTGTGTTGGTGGTGTAGGACTTAGACGTTGTGTTGTTCTCGGTGTAGGACTTAGAGGTTGTGTTGGTGGTGTAGGACTTAGAGGTTGTGTTGTTctcggtgtaggtcttagaCGTTGTGTTGTTCTCGGTGTAGGACTTAGACGTTGTGTTGGTGGTGTAGGACTTAGACGTTGTGTTGGTGGTGTAGGACTTAGACGTTGTGTTGTTCTCGGTGTAGGACTTAGACGTTGTGTTGTTctcggtgtaggtcttagaCGTTGTGTTGGTGGTGTAGGAGTTAGAGGTTGTGTTGTTCTCGGTGTAGGAGTTAGACGTTGTGTTGTTCTCGGTGTAGGACTTAGACGTTGTGTTGGTGGTGTAGGACTTAGACGTTGTGTTGGTGGTGTAGGACTTAGACGTTGTGTTGTTCTCGGTGTAGGACTTAGACGTTGTGTTGTTctcggtgtaggtcttagaCGTTGTGTTGGTGGTGTAGGAGTTAGAGGTTGTGTTGTTctcggtgtaggtcttagaTGTTGTGTTGTTctcggtgtaggtcttagaCGTTGTGTTGTTCTtggtgtaggtcttagaggttgtgttgttctcggtgtaggtcttagaCGTTGTGTTGGTGGTGTAGGAGTTAGACGTTGTGTTGTTCTTGGTGTAGGTCTTAGACGTTGTGTTGTTctcggtgtaggtcttagaTGTTGTGTTGGTGGTGTAGGACTTAGACGTTGTGTTGTTctcggtgtaggtcttagaCGTTGTGTTGTTCTTGGTGGaggtcttagaggttgtgttGTTCTCGGTGTAGGACTTAGACGTTGTGTTGGTGGTGTAGGACTTAGACGTGTTGTTCTCGGTGTAGGACTTAGACGTTGTGTTGGTGGTGTAGGTCTTAGACGTTGTGTTGTTCTCGGTGTAGGACTTAGACGTTGTGTTGTTCTCGGTGTAGGACTTAGATGTTGTGTGGGTGGTGTAGGAGTTAGACGTTGTGTTGTTctcggtgtaggtcttagaCGTTGTGTTGTTCTCGGTGTAGGACTTAGACGTTGTGTTGTTCTTGGTGTAGGTCTTAGACGTTGTGTTGTTctcggtgtaggtcttagaCGTTGTGTTGGTGGTGTAGGTCTTAGACGTTGTGTTGTTctcggtgtaggtcttagaTGTTGTGTGGGTGGTGTAGGACTTAGACGTGTTGTTCTTGGTGTAGGTCTTAGACGTTGTGTTGGTGGTGTAGGACTTAGACGTTGTGTTGTTCTCAGTGTAGGACTTAGAGGTTGTGTTGTTctcggtgtaggtcttagaCGTTGTGTTGGTGGTGTAGGAGTTAGACGTTGTGTTGTTctcggtgtaggtcttagaCGTTGTGTTGTTctcggtgtaggtcttagaTGTTGTGTTGGTGGTGTAGGACTTAGACGTTGTGTTGTTctcggtgtaggtcttagaCGTTGTGTTGTTCTTGGTGGaggtcttagaggttgtgttGTTCTCGGTGTAGGACTTAGACGTTGTGTTGGTGGTGTAGGACTTAGACGTGTTGTTCTCGGTGTAGGACTTAGACGTTGTGTTGGTGGTGTAGGTCTTAGACGTTGTGTTGTTCTCGGTGTAGGACTTAGACGTTGTGTTGTTCTCGGTGTAGGACTTAGATGTTGTGTGGGTGGTGTAGGAGTTAGACGTTGTGTTGTTctcggtgtaggtcttagaCGTTGTGTTGTTCTCGGTGTAGGACTTAGACGTTGTGTTGTTCTCGGTGTAGGACTTAGATGTTGTGTGGGTGGTGTAGGAGTTAGACGTTGTGTTGTTctcggtgtaggtcttagaCGTTGTGTTGTTCTCGGTGTAGGACTTAGACGTTGTGTTGTTCTTGGTGTAGGTCTTAGACGTTGTGTTGTTctcggtgtaggtcttagaggtgGTGTTGGtggtgtaggtcttagaggtgGTGTTGGCGGTGTAGGTTTTGGTGTAGGACTTAGAGGTGTTGTTCTTGCTGTAGGTCTTAGAGGTGGTGTTGGTGGTGTAGGACTTAGACGTTGTGTTGTTCTCAGTGTAGGACTTAGAGGTTGTGTTGTTctcggtgtaggtcttagaCGTTGTGTTGGTGGTGTAGGACTTAGACGTTGTGTTGTTctcggtgtaggtcttagaCGTTGTGTTGTTctcggtgtaggtcttagaggttgtgttGGTGGTGTAGGACTTAGACGTTGTGTTGTTctcggtgtaggtcttagaCGTTGTGTTGTTCTTGGTGGaggtcttagaggttgtgttGTTCTCGGTGTAGGACTTAGACGTTGTGTTGGTGGTGTAGGACTTAGACGTGTTGTTCTCGGTGTAGGACTTAGACGTTGTGTTGGTGGTGTAGGTCTTAGACGTTGTGTTGTTCTCGGTGTAGGACTTAGACGTTGTGTTGTTCTCGGTGTAGGACTTAGATGTTGTGTGGGTGGTGTAGGAGTTAGACGTTGTGTTGTTctcggtgtaggtcttagaCGTTGTGTTGTTCTCGGTGTAGGACTTAGACGTTGTGTTGTTCTCGGTGTAGGACTTAGACGTTGTGTTGTTCTTGGTGTAGGTCTTAGACGTTGTGTTGTTctcggtgtaggtcttagaCGTTGTGTTGGtggtgtaggtcttagaggtgGTGTTGGCGGTGTAGGTTTtggtgtaggtcttagaggtgTTGTTCTTGCTGTAGGTCTTAGACGTTGTGTTGGTGGTGTAGGACTTAGACGTTGTGTTGTTCTCAGTGTAGGACTTAGAGGTTGTGTTGTTctcggtgtaggtcttagaCGTTGTGTTGGTGGTGTAGGACTTAGACGTTGTGTTGTTctcggtgtaggtcttagaCGTTGTGTTGTTCTCGGTGTAGGACTTAGaatattcttcctttcttcttggtGTTAGGTTTaagtctgtgttttattttcttagtgtAGGTGTTTTAAAACTCcattttatataatattttcaatttaaaaattcaattcAAATTggcaatacattaaaaatttaatttttaaattttaaatcaaattacaaatttttaattaattagtaattaaaaaattagcAGCCTTGCAAAGACTCCCTgggagtaaaataaaaaaaaaaattaaaaaaaaaataattttactccCAGGGAGCAAGCAAACCCCTACTGCTGCACCAgacttattatttttaattttttcttatacAATACATAGACATTACACACTCCCTATACACACTATTTACACTCCACTCACACCTGACTAGTACTCTAATTAACAATACACCTACAATACAACAACTAATCACCCCAATTACTACTCCCAATTAAACTACTAATGACTCAATTATGCAAATCAACCAATTAATTATGCAAATTAgatgcaaaattttttttcacaccCCACATAACAATTACACACTTACAACTAatcaccaccacacacacaatTACACACATTCACAAATTGCAATAATACACACCCACTACACAaatcaattaattaattatgCACTAATTAACTACACATAAAAAACTAAATAATTACTCAAACACAAACCACATACACACACCCCACCCACACATTCCACAAAGACCACCACCACTTACTACACAACCACACCCACCCAATGAAAAAACACTCATAATTATGCAAATCACTCATTATGCAAATGAACATGACAACACATTACCACACACACCAGTAATTAATACCCAACATACATATCAACAACACACTCACAAACAccccataaaaaaaaacaaaaccagaaaaaacttAAAAACCACC
This window contains:
- the LOC137673401 gene encoding serine-rich adhesin for platelets-like, whose translation is MADFRRKEEYSKSYTENNTTSKTYTENNTTSKSYTTNTTSKTYTENNTTSKSYTENNTTSKSYTTNTTSKTYSKNNTSKTYTKTYTANTTSKTYTTNTTSKTYTENNTTSKTYTKNNTTSKSYTENNTTSKSYTENNTTSKTYTENNTTSNSYTTHTTSKSYTENNTTSKSYTENNTTSKTYTTNTTSKSYTENNTSKSYTTNTTSKSYTENNTTSKTSTKNNTTSKTYTENNTTSKSYTTNTTSKTYTENNTTSKTYTENNTTSKSYTTNTTSKTYTENNTTSKSYTENNTTSKSYTTNTTSKTYSKNNTSKSYTKTYTANTTSKTYTTNTTSKTYTENNTTSKTYTKNNTTSKSYTENNTTSKTYTENNTTSNSYTTHTTSKSYTENNTTSKSYTENNTTSKTYTENNTTSNSYTTHTTSKSYTENNTTSKSYTENNTTSKTYTTNTTSKSYTENNTSKSYTTNTTSKSYTENNTTSKTSTKNNTTSKTYTENNTTSKSYTTNTTSKTYTENNTTSKTYTENNTTSNSYTTNTTSKTYTENNTTSKSYTENNTTSKSYTTNTTSKTYTKNNTSKSYTTHTTSKTYTENNTTSKTYTTNTTSKTYTENNTTSKTYTKNNTTSKSYTENNTTSKTYTENNTTSNSYTTHTTSKSYTENNTTSKSYTENNTTSKTYTTNTTSKSYTENNTSKSYTTNTTSKSYTENNTTSKTSTKNNTTSKTYTENNTTSKSYTTNTTSKTYTENNTTSKTYTKNNTTSNSYTTNTTSKTYTENNTTSKTYTKNNTTSKTYTENNTTSKTYTENNTTSNSYTTNTTSKTYTENNTTSKSYTENNTTSKSYTTNTTSKSYTTNTTSKSYTENNTTSNSYTENNTTSNSYTTNTTSKTYTENNTTSKSYTENNTTSKSYTTNTTSKSYTTNTTSKSYTENNTTSKTYTENNTTSKSYTTNTTSKSYTENNTTSKSYTTNTTSNSYTTNTTSKTYTENNTTSKSYTTNTTSKSYTTNTTSNSYTENNTTSKSYTTNKTSKTYTENNTTSKSYIKTYTTNTTSKTYTTNRKRNLRPRAKRKISKTDIKEKKNSQSPSPNRYLTQTTN